DNA from Pseudomonadota bacterium:
AAATTGGACTCATGCTTCAGCCTACTCGCTTGAACGACTTGAGTGTGTAACGACCGTACAAGCATTTGCCCAAGAAAATTCAGTGTACACACACTATCAAAACAACCTTAAACAAGGACTAATCACTGCAAATAAGCTCAATATCACATCAAGTTTGATGTCAGCAAGTGTTATCATCCTCATTACCTTGGGGGCGTGTGTCATTCTTTGGTTTGGTGGCCATGAGGTTGTCAATCATCAACTCACACCAGGAACGCTTGTGTCCTTCCTCTTTTACGCCGTCATCATCGCCGGATCAGTAGGTAATTTATCGGAAGCTTGGAAAGACCTCCAGCGTGCCTTGGGTGCCGCAGAACGCGTATTTTCTCTGCTTCCCGATGCTCCAATAACAAAACCAAAAGTGAGAGCCATTAACAGCCCTGTACGTGGAGACATTGAATTTCAAAACGTCACTTTTTCCTACCCATCGCGCCCGGAAATTAAAGCGTTGGAGAACATTTCGTTAAACATCAAGCATGGCGACACGGTCGCATTTGTAGGGCCTTCAGGCAGCGGAAAATCCTCTCTGTTCAATCTATTGTTAGGATTTTATGCTCCACAACAGGGAAAAGTATTACTGGATAGAGTGCAAATTAATAGCTTTGCACCACAGCAACTAAGGCCACATATTGGTTGGATCCCTCAAGAGCCTATTTTATTTTCAGGCTCTATCTGCGACAACATCAAGTTTGCAAACTCTGGTACCTCTTTTCAAAAAGTTGAAAAAGCCGCACTTCAAGCCAATGCACTAGAGTTCATCCGTAGACTACCTGACGGGTTTGCAACCCAAGTAGGAGAAAAAGGCGTTCAGTTATCAGTTGGCCAAAAGCAGCAACTTGTTATTGCCAGGCTATTTTTGCAAAATCCTTCCATACTGTTGCTTGATGAAGTGACTACAGCATTGGACGCTGAAAACGTTGATTGTATTCAAGCCGCTTTAGGAGACCTAAAGCAAGGCCGTACGACACTTATGGTTACACATAACCTTTCTACCATCCTTAATTTCGACCGTATTATCGTTATGAACCAGGGTAAAATCATTGCTTCTGGTAATCACACAACCCTGATGCGCCAA
Protein-coding regions in this window:
- a CDS encoding ABC transporter transmembrane domain-containing protein; the protein is MQIRQKREIFFKLYEYLRVYQLHLIASGIALSVAATTIIAIGQGLRLLVDRGFGSQTIASKQTLLFLTIMALLMGAASFLRSYLSSWIGERVVVDLKQKIFRGLIYRSPAFFDSLQVGDLMSRLDTDTHLIQILIGRSASTGLRSLIQFIGAFIMLFLTSPQLAVLTCIASFIALMPLFLFGRQVYIFSNELQKNWTHASAYSLERLECVTTVQAFAQENSVYTHYQNNLKQGLITANKLNITSSLMSASVIILITLGACVILWFGGHEVVNHQLTPGTLVSFLFYAVIIAGSVGNLSEAWKDLQRALGAAERVFSLLPDAPITKPKVRAINSPVRGDIEFQNVTFSYPSRPEIKALENISLNIKHGDTVAFVGPSGSGKSSLFNLLLGFYAPQQGKVLLDRVQINSFAPQQLRPHIGWIPQEPILFSGSICDNIKFANSGTSFQKVEKAALQANALEFIRRLPDGFATQVGEKGVQLSVGQKQQLVIARLFLQNPSILLLDEVTTALDAENVDCIQAALGDLKQGRTTLMVTHNLSTILNFDRIIVMNQGKIIASGNHTTLMRQNELYRRFVALQFSDTLHETSAATPRKLSFA